In a single window of the Melioribacteraceae bacterium genome:
- a CDS encoding metallophosphoesterase family protein gives MSSQIKFNKLISFLLLLLFGFSLSINAQQQKLRFNKEGKFKIVQFTDVHLKIDNKPRCDSVMNTISMVIGKEKPDLVVLTGDIVTSRPVEDAWSIVTKPMRDAGIPWAVVLGNHDGEHGYSNKQIMEYLQTLPFSHSKSGPKEISGSGNYILEILNSKSKKIESLLYCFDSNAYAGKKDDEELGHYDWIKFDQIYWYREQSKKYNKKNNGKPLPSLAFFHIPLLEYVTVQQKENTVGDKEEKVSSPKINSGMYNAFFESKDVMGMFVGHDHNNNYIGTLNNIALAYGCKTGKDSYGKLDKGGRVIVLYEGERKFDTWIHTTKDSVKYFVTYPDTFHK, from the coding sequence ATGTCATCTCAAATAAAATTCAACAAATTAATATCTTTTTTGCTACTGCTCCTATTTGGTTTTTCACTAAGCATAAATGCGCAGCAGCAAAAACTTCGGTTTAATAAGGAGGGCAAATTTAAAATTGTTCAGTTCACCGATGTGCATCTTAAAATTGATAATAAACCAAGATGCGATAGCGTTATGAACACTATTTCAATGGTAATTGGAAAAGAAAAACCGGATCTGGTTGTTTTAACAGGGGATATCGTAACTTCAAGACCAGTTGAAGATGCCTGGTCAATTGTAACAAAGCCGATGCGGGATGCTGGAATTCCTTGGGCCGTGGTTTTGGGGAATCATGATGGTGAGCATGGATATTCTAACAAACAAATTATGGAGTACCTCCAAACTTTACCTTTCAGCCATTCTAAGTCTGGCCCAAAAGAAATTTCTGGATCAGGTAACTACATCCTTGAAATTCTTAATTCAAAATCAAAAAAAATAGAATCACTTCTTTATTGTTTTGATTCGAATGCGTATGCCGGAAAAAAAGATGATGAGGAATTGGGGCATTATGACTGGATTAAGTTCGATCAAATTTATTGGTACCGTGAGCAAAGTAAAAAATACAATAAAAAGAATAATGGCAAACCACTCCCATCTCTAGCATTTTTTCACATTCCGTTACTGGAGTATGTAACGGTGCAACAAAAAGAAAATACTGTGGGTGATAAAGAAGAAAAAGTCTCTTCACCTAAAATCAATTCGGGAATGTACAATGCGTTTTTTGAATCAAAAGATGTTATGGGAATGTTTGTGGGTCACGACCATAATAATAATTACATAGGCACCTTAAATAATATAGCTCTAGCGTACGGCTGTAAAACCGGTAAAGATTCTTATGGTAAACTGGATAAAGGGGGAAGAGTAATTGTATTATATGAAGGAGAAAGAAAATTTGATACATGGATCCATACAACAAAAGATTCGGTAAAGTATTTTGTTACATATCCCGACACATTTCATAAATAA
- a CDS encoding GH92 family glycosyl hydrolase produces MKKQLVFITVLLTICNYTYAQNNNLLKYVNPLIGTAKSTTISAIAHGGGSENNAQVQPNVTVPFGMTNWTPQTQNTELKCLASYYYKDSVITGFRGSHWLSGSCTQEYGSFTVMPISGKLICNPNTRGSKFNHANETARADYYKVYLEDYSITAELSATTRSGILRFTFNDEGEAHIVINPNSDEGEGFVKVIPENREIVGYNPIHRIYQGWGKSAGFSGYFVMKIEKVFEKFGTYKDDEFYAGVTAIQNKTNIGAYASFNVKKGEQIKIKIGSSFVSIDQARKNLETEIPDYNFDLIQSNLNKIWNDLLSKISVEGEYEDDKVKFYTAMYHAFQQPRIYSDVDGQYPRFDGNAAIDTIKTGNYYCDFSIWDTYRALHGLYNILIPEQHADMIKSLFLKAKVGGWMPIFPKWNSYTSAMIGDHAISVIAEAYVKGVIDLTEDEYQILRKNATETPSSYDDYINGKGRRALAPYLKYGFIPLEDPVIEAFHHNEQVSRTLEYAYDDFALAQIANKMNKKEDYDIFTKRSKFYKNVFDPSVNNMNGRYADGSFKKDFKRDQRVLYICEGTPWQYNWYVPHDISGLIELMGGIKKFNEELDTFFEVGQYWHGNEPSHQIPYTYNYSGEPWKTQKIVAKTMREEYGVGPGGLSGNEDAGQMSAWYIFGALGFYPVAPALPEYQICGPKFKKIIIKLGTGNILEIDAPAYSSTSYFIQEIFMNNKKYEYYNLSHDLLKKGGRLNFVLSDIPKK; encoded by the coding sequence ATGAAAAAACAATTGGTATTTATTACAGTGCTGTTAACAATATGTAATTATACATACGCTCAAAATAATAATTTATTAAAGTATGTTAATCCTTTAATTGGAACAGCAAAATCAACGACAATATCCGCAATTGCCCATGGTGGAGGAAGTGAAAATAACGCCCAAGTTCAACCAAATGTTACAGTCCCATTTGGAATGACAAATTGGACACCCCAAACACAAAATACTGAGTTAAAATGTTTGGCATCTTATTATTATAAGGATTCTGTGATTACCGGATTTAGAGGCTCTCATTGGTTAAGCGGGTCTTGCACACAAGAATATGGCTCCTTTACCGTTATGCCGATTTCAGGAAAACTTATCTGTAATCCAAATACCCGCGGCTCAAAATTCAATCATGCCAACGAAACAGCTCGAGCAGATTACTATAAAGTTTATTTAGAAGATTATAGTATTACAGCAGAGTTATCGGCTACAACACGTAGCGGTATTTTAAGATTTACTTTTAACGATGAAGGTGAAGCTCATATTGTTATAAATCCAAATAGTGATGAAGGAGAAGGATTCGTAAAAGTTATTCCGGAGAATAGAGAAATCGTAGGATATAATCCGATTCATAGAATCTATCAAGGTTGGGGAAAAAGTGCCGGCTTCTCCGGTTATTTTGTTATGAAGATTGAAAAGGTTTTTGAAAAATTTGGTACATATAAGGATGATGAATTTTATGCCGGAGTAACGGCAATTCAAAATAAAACTAATATTGGGGCGTATGCATCTTTTAATGTTAAAAAAGGGGAACAGATAAAAATAAAAATAGGCAGTTCTTTTGTTAGCATTGATCAAGCAAGAAAAAATTTAGAAACTGAAATACCAGATTACAATTTTGATCTGATTCAAAGTAACCTTAATAAAATATGGAATGATTTATTATCAAAAATTAGTGTTGAGGGAGAATACGAGGACGATAAAGTAAAATTTTACACTGCAATGTATCATGCTTTTCAACAGCCAAGAATTTATAGTGATGTAGATGGTCAATATCCACGGTTTGATGGAAACGCCGCCATTGATACCATCAAAACGGGTAACTACTATTGTGATTTTTCGATTTGGGACACTTACAGAGCACTACATGGTTTATACAATATTTTGATACCGGAACAACATGCAGATATGATTAAGTCTTTATTTCTGAAAGCAAAGGTGGGGGGCTGGATGCCAATATTCCCAAAATGGAATAGCTATACTTCCGCAATGATTGGCGATCACGCAATTTCGGTAATAGCCGAAGCATATGTGAAAGGTGTAATTGACCTTACCGAAGATGAATATCAAATCTTGAGAAAGAATGCAACTGAGACTCCCTCCTCTTACGATGATTATATTAATGGAAAAGGGAGACGTGCCCTCGCACCCTATTTAAAGTACGGTTTCATTCCCCTCGAGGATCCTGTTATAGAAGCATTTCATCATAATGAACAAGTCTCACGCACACTTGAATACGCATACGATGATTTTGCCTTAGCCCAGATTGCAAATAAGATGAATAAAAAAGAGGACTATGATATTTTTACTAAGCGATCAAAGTTTTATAAAAATGTTTTTGATCCCTCAGTAAATAATATGAATGGAAGATATGCCGATGGCTCCTTTAAAAAAGATTTTAAGCGGGATCAAAGGGTACTATATATTTGCGAAGGAACGCCATGGCAGTATAATTGGTATGTACCACATGATATATCGGGTTTAATTGAATTGATGGGAGGAATTAAAAAATTTAATGAAGAACTTGATACCTTTTTTGAAGTTGGTCAGTATTGGCACGGAAATGAGCCAAGTCATCAAATTCCTTACACTTATAATTATTCTGGAGAACCATGGAAAACACAAAAAATTGTAGCAAAAACAATGAGAGAAGAATATGGTGTGGGACCTGGCGGATTAAGTGGAAATGAAGATGCGGGACAAATGTCTGCCTGGTATATTTTTGGTGCGTTGGGTTTTTATCCGGTAGCTCCAGCCTTACCGGAGTATCAGATTTGCGGACCAAAGTTTAAAAAAATCATAATCAAGCTTGGAACAGGCAATATTCTTGAGATTGATGCACCCGCTTATTCCTCCACCAGTTATTTTATTCAGGAAATTTTTATGAATAATAAAAAATATGAGTATTACAATCTCTCTCATGATCTGTTAAAAAAGGGAGGCAGGTTGAATTTTGTTTTGTCGGATATCCCTAAGAAGTAA
- a CDS encoding lysoplasmalogenase, translating to MKDNQNMSDKFLKSWRNLNNSEKIGYSLFFLFFVLYLSTLKLRPYPFSYLVKIVPILSLAFIAIKNIEGSKGKLIFLGLLFSSVGDVFLALSGRGFFIYGLTAFALAHIMYISAFIRCPIVRQSRILVILLFILYGISILHILLPSLGKMTLPVIGYVLIISLMGISAALGKKNHYLVIIGAILFIISDSVIAINMFLSKVWNSSFWIMITYYPAQLLITLGTSKQRD from the coding sequence ATGAAGGATAATCAAAATATGAGCGATAAATTTCTAAAGAGTTGGAGGAATCTCAACAATTCTGAAAAAATTGGCTATTCATTGTTTTTTTTATTTTTTGTCCTTTATCTGTCAACATTAAAATTACGCCCTTATCCCTTCTCCTATCTCGTGAAAATTGTTCCTATCTTAAGTCTTGCGTTTATAGCAATTAAAAACATCGAAGGATCGAAGGGAAAACTAATCTTTTTAGGACTATTATTCTCATCGGTAGGAGACGTTTTTTTAGCGTTAAGCGGGAGAGGATTTTTTATTTATGGACTTACCGCATTTGCCCTAGCACACATAATGTATATTTCGGCATTTATTAGATGCCCAATTGTAAGGCAAAGTAGAATTCTTGTAATTCTTTTATTCATATTATATGGCATCTCGATATTACATATTCTTTTACCGAGTCTTGGAAAAATGACCTTACCGGTTATAGGTTATGTTCTGATCATCTCGTTAATGGGTATTTCCGCAGCTTTAGGCAAAAAAAATCATTATTTGGTGATAATTGGTGCAATCTTATTTATAATATCAGATTCGGTAATTGCGATAAACATGTTTCTATCAAAAGTGTGGAATTCCAGTTTTTGGATAATGATAACATATTACCCCGCCCAGCTTCTAATTACCCTAGGTACTTCAAAACAGAGGGACTAA
- a CDS encoding TonB-dependent receptor, with amino-acid sequence MKMKKDSNYLRSKLEIPTFLLVLLFLITSAQLIAQTGSGNLQGKITDISSGEPLLGANVFLEGTAIGAATDMDGFYRIRNVSSGKYNLVVSYMGYKKQIVSVDVTTNRTVTVDVKLEWVSNVLGKEVIVTGQLIGQAQAINQQLTSDQIVNIVSEQKIKELPDANAAEAVGRLPGVAVQRDGGEASKLMIRGLDPKFANISVNGIQIPATGADRRDVDLSLISQSTLSGIELYKALTPDQDADAIAGVVNLVTGKARSEQKITVDVFGIYSGLSKSAKQYKLSGQYSNRFFNDLFGVQAGINAERRIRNREMFSNTWDVPANQDYKISRLLVQYDDEVRKRYGGNLNLDFNTPDGGNIKFINLYNQTSRNLFISDRDYTVGTTVQYTGRAIDREIYSYSNSLIGENHLGSLKINWALSHAYTKNEVPFDHTMRFYENTSVSSGMRNITDPKLLKFPGEVLIPFAWNNFAKATLDRGFFHTESNDERNYDIKLDLEHPFTLTNDLTGTVKAGFKYRDKTRHRTANDQESIYYLRGIYDHNLDDEGNVVGKDWASSSWPNRPKMLLTDYLIGPPYSTRELNGKYLLNPIIDGNMVREWYEFNRYGTNAEGKTHEYYNQLASIRDIYKVNEKVTGTYAMIKLNAWRLITFIAGMRYEVENNEYSAKFAPRILGVFESQSAQVKDTVSNYKKEYWFPNAHLKISPVEWIDLRVAVSKSISRPDYLMRLPSLYINNQAQEITSGNPNLEPAISWNYDANITFYASQYGLLTISGFRKNIDNIFYWLNNIKLMNAAQIESTGLPVKQYGPFNQYELDMPMNTKGTKVWGYEIDLQTHLSFLPGALQNIVISANFSRMWSQTVYPRFTLIQPPGFPPKAPIPTYYSTTRELNGQTDYTGNVSVGYDYLGFSGRVSGYFQGPFLMYISNIETQDQYQKAFSRWDLALKQVFTDNITMFINVNNFTNVLEGSYLNFRNLDNGGYLFGISAELGVQYTF; translated from the coding sequence ATGAAAATGAAGAAAGATTCAAATTATTTAAGATCTAAATTAGAAATTCCTACCTTCCTTCTAGTATTACTATTCCTCATTACTTCAGCACAACTTATTGCCCAAACCGGGAGCGGAAATCTTCAAGGTAAAATAACAGATATTTCATCGGGAGAACCACTTTTAGGTGCCAACGTATTCTTGGAAGGAACCGCAATTGGCGCGGCAACAGATATGGATGGATTTTATCGTATCAGAAATGTATCCTCCGGAAAATATAACCTTGTGGTTTCTTATATGGGTTATAAAAAACAAATAGTATCAGTTGATGTTACTACAAATAGAACCGTTACAGTTGATGTAAAACTGGAATGGGTTTCTAATGTACTTGGAAAGGAAGTTATTGTTACCGGACAGTTGATAGGGCAAGCTCAAGCAATTAATCAACAGCTTACCTCTGATCAGATTGTGAATATTGTTTCTGAACAAAAAATTAAAGAACTGCCCGACGCAAATGCCGCGGAAGCAGTAGGTAGATTACCTGGAGTGGCTGTTCAGAGAGATGGCGGCGAGGCTTCAAAACTAATGATTAGAGGATTAGATCCTAAATTTGCTAATATAAGCGTGAATGGAATTCAAATACCCGCTACCGGAGCCGATAGGCGTGATGTAGATTTAAGTCTAATATCTCAAAGCACACTATCAGGTATTGAACTTTACAAAGCATTAACTCCGGATCAGGATGCTGATGCAATTGCCGGTGTGGTTAATCTTGTAACCGGTAAGGCACGATCTGAACAAAAAATTACTGTTGATGTTTTTGGAATTTACAGCGGTTTATCAAAATCAGCAAAACAATATAAATTATCGGGGCAGTACAGCAATAGATTTTTTAATGATCTGTTCGGTGTTCAAGCCGGAATTAATGCCGAAAGAAGAATCAGAAATAGAGAGATGTTCTCAAATACATGGGATGTCCCCGCTAATCAAGATTATAAAATAAGTCGGTTATTGGTACAATATGATGATGAAGTAAGAAAAAGATATGGTGGCAATCTCAATCTCGATTTCAATACCCCCGATGGCGGTAATATCAAGTTTATTAATCTTTATAATCAAACCTCAAGAAATTTATTTATCAGCGATCGTGATTATACTGTTGGAACTACTGTTCAGTACACAGGAAGAGCAATTGATAGAGAAATCTATTCATACAGCAATTCATTAATTGGTGAAAATCATCTCGGATCTCTAAAAATCAATTGGGCATTATCTCATGCATATACAAAAAATGAAGTACCGTTTGATCACACAATGAGATTTTATGAGAATACCTCTGTTTCATCCGGTATGAGAAATATCACTGATCCTAAACTTTTAAAATTCCCTGGTGAAGTTTTAATTCCATTCGCGTGGAATAATTTTGCAAAAGCCACATTGGATAGAGGGTTCTTTCATACAGAATCGAATGACGAAAGAAATTATGATATTAAGTTGGATCTAGAACACCCGTTTACATTAACAAATGATTTGACAGGTACTGTTAAGGCAGGTTTTAAATATAGAGATAAGACGAGACACAGAACTGCCAATGATCAGGAGAGTATCTATTACTTAAGAGGAATTTACGATCATAATCTTGATGATGAGGGAAATGTTGTTGGTAAAGATTGGGCAAGTTCTTCTTGGCCTAACCGTCCTAAAATGTTGTTAACCGACTATTTAATCGGTCCTCCTTACTCAACCCGTGAATTAAATGGAAAATATTTGCTTAATCCAATAATAGATGGAAACATGGTTCGCGAATGGTATGAGTTTAACAGATATGGAACAAATGCAGAAGGTAAAACACATGAATATTACAACCAACTTGCAAGTATTAGAGATATTTATAAGGTAAATGAAAAAGTTACTGGTACCTATGCAATGATTAAACTTAATGCTTGGCGCTTGATTACCTTTATTGCCGGTATGAGATATGAAGTTGAAAACAACGAGTATTCTGCAAAGTTTGCACCAAGAATATTGGGCGTTTTTGAATCACAATCAGCACAGGTAAAGGATACAGTTTCAAATTATAAAAAGGAATATTGGTTTCCCAACGCACATCTGAAAATCTCCCCGGTTGAATGGATTGACCTAAGAGTTGCTGTATCAAAATCAATTTCACGTCCCGATTATTTAATGAGATTACCCTCATTATATATTAATAATCAAGCTCAAGAAATTACTAGCGGCAATCCAAATCTCGAACCGGCAATTTCATGGAATTATGATGCAAACATTACCTTCTATGCATCTCAATATGGATTACTAACTATTTCGGGTTTTAGAAAAAATATTGATAATATTTTTTATTGGTTAAATAACATCAAACTAATGAATGCCGCGCAGATTGAAAGCACCGGACTGCCGGTTAAGCAATATGGACCATTTAATCAGTATGAATTAGATATGCCCATGAATACTAAAGGTACAAAAGTTTGGGGTTATGAAATTGATTTGCAAACACATCTTAGTTTTTTACCCGGTGCTTTGCAGAATATTGTAATTAGCGCAAACTTTTCACGTATGTGGTCACAGACAGTTTATCCAAGATTTACACTTATTCAACCACCTGGATTTCCACCAAAAGCTCCAATCCCAACTTACTATTCAACAACCAGAGAATTAAATGGACAGACTGACTATACGGGAAACGTTTCAGTTGGGTATGACTATTTAGGTTTCTCCGGTAGAGTTTCCGGTTATTTTCAAGGACCATTTTTGATGTATATCAGTAATATAGAAACCCAAGATCAATACCAGAAAGCATTTTCAAGATGGGATCTTGCCCTTAAGCAAGTATTTACAGATAACATTACCATGTTTATTAACGTAAACAATTTTACAAACGTTTTAGAAGGTTCTTATTTGAACTTTAGAAATTTAGATAATGGCGGTTATTTATTCGGCATAAGTGCTGAACTAGGTGTACAATATACTTTTTAA
- a CDS encoding T9SS type A sorting domain-containing protein, translating into MKKSIFCFLMGFLFLSLGDIIAQERIIEPTEGFVNEIIRADTVAGGARAHTTYVFRRGQKYFVNGQIENRGFVLTLKAESGTGKLPIISNWPDANGVLGRIVDALDDAYIQNLYLDGMGPNLTTLEPDPLYRMNGQLLRAAAAGKVLVIEGSILSNVGQTIIRSNSGARKVALYNTTIANAGQLSADNLGNGRVIDFRNGITDTVIFKNCTMVNTYDRIIRHYGAAANSETAYIKYFEMDHNTIVHNTGAYGFIFLGDISGEAKITNNLFYNPMTLGVDAADQQRFAEIKNISELGSDGLPVYPLIIEQPNTLYNTKYTMHNNVVTYDATVKNYMTTNNAKPAPALAPRLAAKVTGNNPFVDADVTLKNIPNVMIEVMNWYRPLAVAVLAGGMITTTTVDMDRRNADYWLSSFDASYTTANAAFKGSDGKPVGSNVWNSVLTSVNDNSIIPTEFSLSNNYPNPFNPSTTIQFNIPARANVTLKIFNMLGQEIMNINNKEYAAGQHSIYFDAKGLSSGTYIYSINAVGDNGTSFNASKKMTLIK; encoded by the coding sequence ATGAAGAAAAGTATTTTCTGTTTTTTAATGGGATTTCTCTTTTTATCGCTTGGAGATATAATTGCCCAGGAAAGAATAATTGAACCAACAGAGGGATTTGTCAACGAAATAATCAGAGCAGATACAGTCGCAGGTGGAGCTCGGGCTCATACCACTTACGTATTCAGAAGAGGTCAAAAATATTTTGTTAATGGACAAATAGAGAATCGCGGATTTGTCTTAACTCTTAAAGCAGAATCAGGTACAGGAAAATTACCAATAATATCAAATTGGCCAGATGCCAATGGAGTATTGGGAAGAATAGTAGACGCATTAGATGATGCATATATCCAAAATTTATATTTGGATGGAATGGGTCCAAATCTAACTACATTAGAACCAGATCCGCTCTATAGAATGAATGGACAATTATTAAGAGCAGCAGCAGCAGGAAAAGTATTGGTAATAGAGGGTAGTATTCTCAGTAATGTAGGCCAAACAATAATCCGGTCGAACAGCGGAGCAAGAAAAGTAGCGTTATATAATACAACAATAGCCAACGCCGGACAGTTATCGGCAGATAATTTAGGTAATGGCCGAGTAATAGATTTTAGAAATGGGATAACTGATACAGTAATATTTAAGAACTGTACAATGGTTAACACCTATGATAGAATTATCAGACATTATGGAGCAGCCGCGAATTCAGAGACAGCATACATCAAATATTTTGAAATGGATCATAATACAATAGTACACAATACAGGCGCATATGGATTTATCTTCTTAGGGGATATAAGCGGAGAAGCAAAAATCACGAATAATTTATTTTACAATCCAATGACATTGGGAGTAGATGCAGCAGATCAACAAAGATTTGCAGAAATAAAAAATATAAGTGAATTAGGTTCAGATGGCTTGCCAGTATATCCGTTGATAATCGAACAACCAAATACATTATATAATACAAAATATACGATGCATAATAACGTAGTAACATACGATGCAACAGTAAAGAATTACATGACAACCAATAACGCAAAACCTGCACCGGCATTAGCGCCGAGATTAGCAGCAAAAGTAACAGGGAATAATCCATTTGTGGATGCAGATGTAACCTTGAAGAATATCCCTAATGTAATGATAGAAGTGATGAACTGGTACAGACCATTGGCAGTAGCGGTATTAGCAGGTGGAATGATAACAACTACTACCGTTGATATGGATAGAAGAAATGCTGATTACTGGTTATCTTCTTTTGATGCTTCTTACACAACTGCAAACGCAGCATTTAAGGGCTCTGATGGTAAACCAGTCGGATCAAATGTTTGGAATAGCGTTTTGACTAGTGTGAACGATAATTCGATTATCCCAACTGAATTTTCATTATCAAACAACTATCCGAATCCATTCAATCCATCCACAACTATTCAATTCAACATTCCTGCAAGAGCAAATGTTACATTGAAAATATTTAATATGCTCGGTCAGGAAATTATGAACATCAACAATAAAGAATACGCAGCTGGGCAGCATTCAATTTATTTCGACGCAAAAGGTTTAAGCAGCGGAACTTACATTTATAGCATAAATGCAGTTGGTGATAATGGTACAAGTTTTAATGCCTCTAAAAAAATGACTCTGATTAAATAG
- a CDS encoding DUF1080 domain-containing protein: MKKIIIAVLFIGLVNTYAKSGDWQKLFNGKNLDGWKILNGTADFKIIDASIVGISKLNTANTFLATEKEYSDFILELEVKMEPGLNSGIQVRSNSLTEYKNGVVHGYQVEIDDSKRGWTGGIYDEQRRGWLYNLECNPNAKSVYKAGKWNKFRIEAIGNNITVWVNGIQTADIIDDMTAKGFIALQVHSISDSEKEGKSVAFRNIRIKTMDVVKEKIMTKNKIPQISYLKNMLTKRELEEGWKLLWDGKSTQGWRGAKLDEFPQTGWKIEDGILTVLNSGGYESRNGGDIVTINTYKNFELEVDFKITKGANSGIKYFVQTDLNKGEGSAIGCEFQILDDEFHPDAKLGVDGNRTLASLYDLIPANAMLFNPNETLVKRQNKYEWNRAKVVVNGNLVTHYLNGIKVIEYVRGTQMWKALVAYSKYRVWPSFGEFESGHILLQDHGDEVYFKNIKIKEL; the protein is encoded by the coding sequence ATGAAAAAAATAATAATTGCAGTTTTGTTTATCGGTCTTGTAAATACATATGCTAAAAGCGGTGATTGGCAAAAGCTGTTTAATGGAAAAAATCTTGATGGTTGGAAAATATTAAATGGAACGGCTGATTTTAAAATTATTGATGCGTCCATTGTTGGTATAAGTAAATTGAACACGGCAAATACATTTTTGGCAACGGAAAAAGAATACTCCGATTTTATTCTTGAATTAGAGGTTAAAATGGAACCCGGATTAAATTCTGGAATTCAAGTCCGGAGTAATAGTCTTACCGAATATAAAAATGGCGTAGTTCATGGTTATCAAGTTGAAATTGACGATTCAAAAAGAGGATGGACCGGAGGAATTTATGATGAGCAAAGAAGAGGATGGCTATATAATCTTGAATGTAATCCAAATGCAAAATCGGTGTATAAAGCAGGTAAGTGGAATAAGTTTAGAATAGAAGCCATAGGAAACAACATCACGGTTTGGGTGAATGGAATTCAAACTGCTGACATAATAGATGATATGACTGCTAAAGGATTTATAGCTCTTCAAGTTCATAGTATTAGTGATTCTGAGAAAGAGGGAAAATCCGTTGCCTTTAGAAATATTAGAATTAAAACTATGGATGTTGTTAAAGAAAAAATCATGACAAAAAATAAAATTCCCCAAATCAGTTATCTGAAAAATATGCTTACAAAACGTGAATTAGAAGAAGGATGGAAGTTATTGTGGGATGGTAAATCAACACAAGGTTGGCGGGGAGCTAAGCTTGATGAGTTTCCACAAACAGGATGGAAAATTGAAGATGGAATTTTAACTGTTTTAAACAGCGGAGGTTACGAATCACGAAATGGCGGAGATATAGTTACTATCAATACTTACAAAAATTTTGAGCTCGAGGTTGATTTCAAAATTACTAAAGGTGCAAATAGTGGAATTAAGTACTTTGTACAAACTGATTTAAATAAAGGAGAAGGTTCTGCAATTGGATGTGAGTTTCAGATACTTGATGATGAATTTCATCCAGACGCCAAGCTTGGAGTTGATGGTAATAGAACTTTAGCTTCTTTGTACGATTTAATACCGGCGAATGCAATGCTTTTTAATCCCAACGAAACTTTGGTAAAGCGTCAAAATAAATATGAATGGAACAGAGCAAAAGTTGTAGTGAATGGTAATCTTGTAACTCACTACTTAAATGGAATTAAAGTGATCGAGTATGTTCGTGGTACACAAATGTGGAAGGCTTTGGTGGCATACAGCAAATATAGAGTATGGCCAAGTTTTGGTGAATTTGAAAGTGGTCATATTTTACTTCAAGATCATGGTGATGAAGTATATTTCAAGAATATTAAAATAAAAGAACTTTAA
- a CDS encoding haloacid dehalogenase-like hydrolase, giving the protein MSNKNNLFPILIIVSLFWGFGCSDKSNITFENIDGFNTEVNLQLEKFFKETEKHVGRKIAVFDGDGTVLGQVPNYLADECLYSIAFENPNRKKELIDLMKTQSNVSLEYVQNRVRYMSGDSLTHWREKGVEHFSKLYSTKIFKPIKALIELLQKNSFEVWIVSASPEAMYQKFLSEQLEIPITRIIGVKSVIRDGIITDEIIHPVPQDHGKKEVIESFIQDKPLLVAGNSRGDKEMIEYASKIHMIVNPDEHIASDQKESIAQYARSNNWLIVNISDTTETNFPSLSTKLYGIKPNKSTKVK; this is encoded by the coding sequence TTGTCTAATAAAAACAATCTATTCCCCATATTGATTATTGTCTCATTATTCTGGGGATTTGGATGCAGCGATAAATCGAATATAACTTTCGAAAATATTGATGGATTTAATACCGAAGTTAATCTGCAATTAGAAAAGTTTTTCAAAGAGACTGAAAAACATGTCGGAAGAAAAATAGCAGTATTTGATGGAGATGGAACTGTTCTCGGTCAGGTTCCGAATTATTTGGCTGACGAGTGCCTTTATTCGATAGCTTTTGAAAATCCTAATAGAAAAAAAGAATTAATCGATCTAATGAAAACTCAATCTAACGTATCCTTGGAATATGTTCAGAATAGAGTTCGTTATATGAGTGGCGATTCGTTAACTCACTGGCGTGAAAAAGGCGTGGAGCATTTTAGCAAACTATACTCAACAAAAATATTTAAGCCAATTAAGGCATTAATTGAATTACTCCAAAAAAATAGTTTTGAAGTATGGATAGTGTCAGCATCTCCCGAGGCAATGTATCAAAAATTTTTAAGTGAGCAGCTGGAAATTCCCATTACCAGAATTATTGGCGTTAAATCGGTTATTCGCGATGGGATTATCACAGATGAAATAATACATCCTGTTCCTCAAGATCATGGTAAGAAAGAAGTAATTGAATCATTCATTCAGGATAAACCATTATTAGTTGCTGGGAACAGCAGAGGAGACAAGGAAATGATTGAGTATGCCTCTAAAATTCATATGATCGTAAACCCCGATGAACACATTGCATCTGATCAAAAAGAGAGTATTGCGCAATACGCTAGATCAAATAACTGGTTAATTGTAAATATCAGTGATACTACAGAAACAAATTTCCCATCACTCTCAACAAAATTATATGGTATAAAACCTAATAAATCCACAAAAGTTAAATAG